In a single window of the Candidatus Tiamatella incendiivivens genome:
- a CDS encoding 50S ribosomal protein L21e, whose amino-acid sequence MVRAPRGFRHKTRKLLKKHTREKGGVPPISLLLHEYQVGDKVHIIINPAIHKGMPHRRYHGKTAVIVGKRGKSYLVNVSLGNKRKLLIIRPEHLIPAKE is encoded by the coding sequence ATGGTCAGAGCACCTAGAGGATTCAGGCATAAGACTAGGAAGCTTTTGAAGAAGCATACTAGAGAAAAGGGAGGAGTTCCCCCTATTAGCTTACTGCTCCACGAGTATCAGGTGGGAGACAAGGTACATATAATCATTAACCCAGCCATACATAAGGGAATGCCCCATAGAAGATATCACGGAAAGACCGCAGTCATTGTTGGGAAAAGAGGAAAATCATATTTAGTAAATGTTTCCCTGGGTAATAAAAGGAAACTGTTAATAATCAGGCCGGAGCACTTGATACCGGCAAAAGAATAA
- a CDS encoding tRNA pseudouridine(54/55) synthase Pus10, protein MAFTAYEDLIHLALNILRKYPLCDRCLGRMFARLGIGLNNKDRGKALKILIVMYLHNRIITGDQEAVKIFRETAPNIGEPARGLYEKLFNEELRVRKCSICEDRLDETITKASIIAYNKLKEWDIEKFLVGGRAPFETVRSEESIKTEYNLAYSESIKNEVKREVGKKLQEYGLTVDFDNPEGVIMIELWKPVATIQVNPVFFRGYYWKTGRKISQSYWPTRWGLKYDFSVEQATWNLKKNMKCEKTIIHAAGREDADARMLGTGRPLIIEVKRPRKRRINIDEVETVLNEGGKGFVHFKIKGLASRLDVRLYKNELASMRKLYKALVVSESPILSSDLSRIESEFRERVISQQTPIRVLHRRSDLVRNKKVYKVKNLPISEYAFYSFILAEGGLYVKELISGDEGRTKPSFADVLDASVHCVDLDVIGVDFEVPGHL, encoded by the coding sequence ATGGCGTTTACTGCTTATGAAGACCTCATTCATTTAGCTTTGAATATTCTGAGAAAGTACCCTCTTTGCGATAGATGCCTTGGAAGAATGTTTGCTAGACTAGGTATAGGTTTAAATAATAAAGATAGGGGAAAAGCACTGAAAATACTAATTGTTATGTATCTCCACAATAGAATAATCACAGGTGACCAGGAAGCAGTTAAAATATTCCGCGAAACAGCTCCTAACATAGGAGAACCTGCTAGAGGTCTATATGAAAAATTGTTTAACGAAGAGTTACGTGTTAGAAAGTGTTCCATATGCGAAGATAGACTAGATGAAACTATAACTAAAGCCTCAATTATAGCATATAACAAATTAAAGGAATGGGACATAGAAAAGTTCCTCGTAGGTGGACGTGCCCCTTTCGAAACTGTTAGATCAGAGGAATCTATTAAAACCGAGTATAATTTAGCGTATTCTGAGAGCATTAAAAACGAAGTTAAAAGAGAAGTAGGGAAGAAACTACAGGAATATGGGTTGACTGTAGATTTTGATAATCCAGAAGGAGTTATTATGATTGAACTATGGAAGCCGGTTGCAACGATACAGGTTAACCCCGTATTCTTCAGAGGATACTATTGGAAGACTGGTAGAAAAATTAGCCAGTCTTATTGGCCTACCAGGTGGGGATTAAAGTATGATTTCTCTGTTGAACAGGCAACTTGGAACCTCAAAAAGAATATGAAATGTGAGAAAACTATCATACATGCCGCGGGAAGAGAAGATGCAGATGCAAGAATGTTGGGAACTGGCAGACCTCTCATTATAGAAGTTAAACGTCCTAGAAAAAGGAGGATCAATATCGATGAAGTTGAAACAGTTTTGAATGAGGGGGGTAAGGGGTTCGTTCATTTTAAAATCAAAGGATTAGCTAGCAGGCTTGATGTGCGATTATATAAGAATGAATTAGCTAGCATGAGAAAATTATATAAGGCACTTGTTGTATCTGAATCACCTATACTTTCAAGCGATTTGAGTAGGATAGAGTCCGAGTTCCGTGAACGTGTTATTAGCCAGCAAACTCCCATTAGAGTACTTCATAGAAGGAGCGATCTTGTAAGAAATAAAAAAGTATACAAGGTCAAGAATCTTCCTATATCAGAGTATGCCTTCTATAGTTTCATACTAGCGGAAGGCGGCCTTTATGTTAAAGAGTTAATTAGCGGAGATGAAGGAAGGACAAAGCCTAGTTTCGCTGACGTATTGGACGCATCAGTTCATTGCGTTGACTTGGATGTTATAGGTGTTGACTTTGAAGTTCCAGGGCACCTGTAA
- a CDS encoding CBS domain-containing protein, translated as MDWKESVVKIMSSPPVAIKPSDRLIDAARKMYQSNVGSIVVVDNKNYPVGILTKSDFLYFIATGIVKRDPLIKEVMRSEPVVVKVNESIKDAYERMKSLGIRHLPVVDDDGEVVGIISMRDILIYVCKPIA; from the coding sequence ATGGACTGGAAGGAGAGCGTTGTAAAGATAATGAGCTCTCCACCTGTCGCTATTAAGCCCTCTGACAGGTTGATAGATGCTGCCCGGAAAATGTATCAAAGTAATGTAGGTAGCATAGTTGTTGTAGACAATAAAAACTATCCTGTGGGAATATTAACTAAGAGTGACTTTCTCTATTTTATCGCTACGGGTATTGTTAAGAGGGATCCTTTGATTAAGGAAGTAATGAGATCAGAACCTGTTGTCGTTAAGGTCAATGAAAGTATTAAGGATGCCTATGAAAGAATGAAAAGCCTAGGAATCCGGCATTTACCTGTAGTTGATGATGACGGAGAGGTTGTTGGAATTATTTCAATGCGTGATATACTAATATACGTTTGCAAACCTATTGCTTAA
- a CDS encoding RNA methyltransferase: MIRIVLIGTEGEINLGMIARIAGNFCINELYLVSPQADIGNEAVRYSVRAADILKRSVIVDSLERALDGVDVSFCSTAIKRGGDFLRKTIELNSVIQIVEKLIPSKVAFVFGRESTGLTRGELARCDYRFTIETCPSYPTLNLANSVAITMYEIYRNITRKPLHEGLSGNKFIEQRNRLITVFEHLSSQVFRDEYRVKNSKLLAMKLADPRFLDDVEIGLLLTLMSRLKGRLERCS, translated from the coding sequence ATGATTAGAATTGTTCTCATCGGAACTGAGGGTGAAATCAACCTTGGAATGATTGCTAGGATAGCTGGGAATTTCTGCATCAATGAGCTTTACCTAGTTTCGCCTCAAGCTGATATAGGCAATGAAGCTGTTCGATATTCTGTCAGGGCTGCGGATATCCTTAAGAGGTCTGTTATAGTTGACAGTCTGGAGAGGGCTTTGGATGGTGTTGATGTTTCATTTTGTTCTACTGCCATAAAGAGGGGAGGCGATTTTCTGAGGAAAACAATAGAGTTAAACTCTGTTATTCAGATAGTTGAAAAACTTATTCCCAGCAAAGTCGCTTTCGTTTTTGGGAGAGAGAGTACTGGGTTGACACGTGGAGAGTTAGCACGATGCGATTACAGATTCACCATAGAAACTTGTCCTAGTTATCCGACACTGAATTTAGCTAACTCTGTTGCAATAACTATGTACGAGATATACCGTAACATAACTAGGAAACCCTTGCATGAAGGCTTAAGTGGAAATAAATTCATAGAACAGAGAAACAGGTTGATTACCGTATTTGAGCATTTATCCTCTCAAGTTTTCAGAGATGAATATAGAGTAAAGAATTCTAAGCTTCTTGCTATGAAATTAGCTGATCCTCGGTTTCTTGATGACGTGGAAATAGGCTTACTTCTCACCCTGATGTCCAGGTTGAAAGGGCGTTTAGAGAGGTGTTCCTAG
- a CDS encoding SIS domain-containing protein — MLEIYEKWPKQVGESFKLELPKHGPGNYTKVVIVGVGGSGIVGDFLNRLSYEFQAKVPMVAVKDIDMPKKLVDKSALVIAVSYSGNTLETLTAVKEAINAKATVKGVTSGGKLKELLGRENTIKVPGGFPPRASFPYLFISAVRILVSEGVLDVKETTLNKASFHLDSVKSRIVNEASELADKLVENQPKIPVLITCRKYYPVVLRGRQELAENAKLVSIAEEVPDAGHNILVGYARSRVDWLVLGAFSGEKRCDTVLESFLEVQGIMNKKIILEGSNIIEKMLDGAWLFGFTSVFVALKKELNPNDISDIKAYRKVLEEKFKQ, encoded by the coding sequence TTGTTAGAAATCTATGAGAAATGGCCTAAACAGGTGGGTGAGTCCTTTAAATTAGAACTACCTAAACATGGCCCAGGTAACTATACGAAAGTCGTTATAGTTGGAGTGGGGGGTTCTGGTATTGTCGGAGATTTCTTAAACCGCCTCAGCTATGAATTTCAGGCGAAAGTTCCTATGGTAGCTGTGAAGGATATAGATATGCCTAAAAAACTTGTTGACAAGTCGGCATTGGTAATAGCTGTCAGCTATTCTGGTAACACTCTAGAGACTCTGACGGCTGTTAAAGAAGCAATTAACGCTAAAGCTACTGTCAAGGGGGTAACGAGTGGTGGAAAGCTTAAAGAGCTGCTAGGAAGGGAGAATACCATCAAAGTACCAGGAGGTTTTCCTCCTAGGGCTTCATTCCCATATTTATTCATTTCTGCTGTGAGAATACTTGTTAGTGAGGGAGTGCTTGACGTTAAAGAAACTACATTGAATAAAGCATCTTTCCACTTGGACTCGGTGAAAAGTAGAATTGTTAATGAAGCATCAGAACTTGCAGATAAGCTGGTGGAAAACCAGCCTAAAATCCCGGTTTTGATTACCTGTAGAAAATACTATCCAGTTGTATTGCGGGGTAGACAGGAGTTAGCTGAAAACGCTAAACTAGTCTCAATAGCAGAAGAAGTTCCAGACGCCGGTCATAACATCTTAGTAGGTTATGCAAGAAGCAGGGTTGATTGGCTGGTTTTAGGGGCCTTTTCCGGTGAAAAGAGATGTGATACTGTGCTGGAATCCTTTCTGGAGGTTCAGGGCATTATGAATAAAAAGATTATACTTGAAGGTAGTAATATTATTGAAAAAATGTTGGATGGTGCATGGTTATTCGGCTTTACTAGTGTATTCGTTGCATTGAAGAAAGAATTGAATCCAAACGATATATCCGATATAAAGGCCTATAGAAAAGTGTTAGAGGAAAAGTTTAAGCAATAG
- a CDS encoding dihydrodipicolinate reductase — translation MRFAIYGLGPIGGLISKVAIARGYEPIAAIDIDPNKIGRDMGEIISIGEKMDVRVSGDPKVLYEVKPDIVFHATGTWFHDIYKQLVHAIDSGADIVSTCETLSYPYYRYPELSSLLDEYAKTRGVTVLGTGINPGFLLDSLPAFMSTSMAILEKIVAVRSLDASKRRTSFQKKIGVNMDPEQYKKALASGELTGHVGFAESVLLLSQIAGLDIDRIKEGQEPIVATEKVSVNGMEVDEGRVIGVIGFGKGFIENKEVLRIEMRAGIGFKNYEEIKLIGEPETTWRSTGTHGDLGTAAVIVNIASRVLDQQPGLITMADLVKGGHHIV, via the coding sequence ATGAGATTCGCTATATATGGTTTAGGTCCTATAGGGGGTCTTATATCCAAAGTTGCTATAGCTAGAGGCTATGAGCCTATTGCGGCGATAGATATTGATCCAAATAAGATTGGTAGAGATATGGGTGAGATCATTAGTATAGGTGAAAAGATGGATGTTCGAGTTTCAGGAGATCCTAAGGTTTTATATGAAGTGAAACCTGATATCGTTTTCCATGCTACAGGAACATGGTTTCACGACATCTATAAACAGCTTGTTCACGCGATAGATAGTGGAGCAGATATAGTATCTACCTGTGAAACGTTATCCTATCCCTATTATAGGTATCCTGAGCTCTCAAGCCTTCTAGATGAATACGCTAAGACTAGAGGTGTAACTGTTTTAGGTACGGGTATAAACCCTGGATTTTTACTAGATTCCCTCCCAGCATTCATGAGTACAAGTATGGCTATTCTGGAGAAGATAGTAGCGGTCAGATCCCTTGATGCATCTAAGAGAAGAACCTCCTTCCAAAAGAAAATAGGGGTTAATATGGATCCAGAACAATATAAGAAAGCTTTGGCTAGTGGTGAGTTAACAGGCCACGTAGGTTTCGCCGAGTCCGTTTTACTTCTCTCCCAAATAGCAGGTTTAGATATTGATAGAATTAAAGAGGGCCAAGAACCTATTGTGGCTACTGAGAAAGTAAGCGTCAATGGAATGGAAGTGGATGAGGGGAGGGTTATTGGAGTGATTGGTTTTGGTAAGGGCTTTATAGAAAATAAAGAAGTTTTAAGAATAGAAATGAGGGCAGGAATAGGCTTCAAAAACTATGAAGAGATTAAACTAATTGGTGAACCGGAAACGACTTGGAGAAGCACCGGAACACACGGTGATCTCGGAACAGCAGCTGTCATAGTTAACATAGCTTCTAGAGTACTCGATCAACAGCCTGGTCTTATAACAATGGCTGACTTAGTTAAAGGCGGGCACCATATAGTTTAA
- a CDS encoding THUMP domain-containing protein, with translation MRLLFTCNPGTEDVVSLEAAELLGATPLENRKMYGRIVVETPIEDYELLAEKIYEMRTIHYAGILLLWDESEEPNLDWIKKSAEESFIWRYIPGSSSFAVKSVREGSHDFTSMDISKVVGGIIYDSIKNGGVIPIVRLNSPSILVRADLIENELYISLSLTGDYSRHIRRYRVFDHPAALKSTLAAVMLRLAQAVDGDIILDPMCGSGTVALEATHIFEASRIICNDVNAKHIRSAKANAFLARVKDRIKFTVSNALDLDSKLEEPVDVIVSNPPYGIRLGSARSVKVLYKKLVSKLPFILSPGGRVSFITPEGRYMKRLLVNNGFEIIDYRKVKHGDLWVSIITGQQAV, from the coding sequence GTGAGGCTTCTTTTTACATGTAACCCTGGAACAGAGGATGTAGTATCACTTGAAGCAGCTGAATTACTGGGAGCTACGCCTCTGGAAAACAGGAAAATGTACGGTAGAATAGTTGTAGAAACGCCAATAGAGGACTATGAATTACTAGCTGAAAAAATCTATGAGATGAGGACTATACATTATGCTGGTATCCTTCTCCTATGGGATGAGTCCGAGGAACCCAATTTAGATTGGATTAAAAAATCCGCTGAGGAATCATTTATATGGAGGTATATACCGGGTTCCTCTTCTTTCGCCGTAAAATCGGTCAGGGAAGGTAGCCATGACTTCACATCGATGGATATATCAAAAGTTGTTGGTGGGATAATATATGATTCCATTAAAAATGGGGGAGTAATTCCTATAGTTAGACTTAATTCACCATCCATTCTAGTGCGTGCGGATCTCATAGAAAACGAGTTATACATTTCGCTTTCACTCACAGGGGACTATTCCAGGCATATAAGACGATATAGGGTTTTTGACCATCCTGCTGCACTTAAATCCACTTTAGCAGCGGTGATGTTACGATTAGCACAAGCTGTAGATGGAGACATTATTCTAGATCCTATGTGTGGCTCTGGAACAGTAGCTCTGGAAGCAACGCATATTTTTGAAGCATCTCGCATAATATGTAATGATGTGAATGCCAAGCATATTAGGAGTGCCAAAGCGAATGCTTTTCTAGCGCGTGTGAAAGATAGGATAAAATTCACAGTTAGCAACGCATTGGATCTAGATAGTAAACTTGAGGAGCCTGTGGATGTAATAGTCTCTAATCCTCCTTATGGTATTAGGTTGGGGAGTGCACGTTCGGTAAAGGTTCTCTACAAGAAACTAGTGTCAAAACTGCCATTCATATTATCTCCTGGGGGTAGGGTTTCATTCATAACACCGGAAGGCAGGTATATGAAGAGGTTGCTTGTAAATAACGGGTTTGAGATAATCGATTATAGAAAGGTGAAACATGGAGATTTGTGGGTATCTATTATAACTGGTCAGCAAGCTGTTTAA
- a CDS encoding methyltransferase: MGYREVTRGLRVRNTLHKGFRVNYAIHPCVYEPEEDSFLLADSLVNAFHNGLQPNSVIELGVGSGYISSLIFSLWDPRLFVGTDVNRFAIEATKSSLSMHERALKKSSIVVCDRDSCVSDEWTFDLAISNPPYLPVEDEVKDECNELLIRGWSCKRQCLEGFCASLCKRGRVVFMVLSNLSPLDGVFECMEQFNCKPKIIRKRKVFFEEILVVMGEHALDD; this comes from the coding sequence TTGGGATATAGAGAGGTTACTAGAGGTTTACGGGTAAGAAATACCCTCCATAAGGGATTTAGAGTTAACTATGCGATACACCCTTGTGTTTATGAACCAGAGGAAGATAGTTTTCTTTTGGCCGATTCTCTAGTTAATGCTTTTCATAATGGTTTGCAACCGAATAGTGTCATCGAACTTGGGGTAGGATCAGGCTATATTTCTAGTTTGATTTTCAGTCTGTGGGATCCCAGGCTTTTTGTGGGAACAGATGTTAACCGGTTCGCTATTGAAGCGACTAAATCGTCTCTGTCTATGCATGAGAGAGCCTTGAAGAAAAGTTCTATAGTTGTATGTGATAGAGATTCCTGTGTTAGTGATGAATGGACCTTTGATTTAGCGATTTCCAATCCTCCTTACCTTCCTGTGGAGGACGAAGTTAAAGATGAATGCAACGAACTGCTCATTAGGGGCTGGAGTTGCAAACGGCAATGCCTAGAAGGTTTCTGTGCCTCATTATGCAAAAGAGGGAGAGTTGTTTTTATGGTCCTATCAAATCTCTCCCCTTTAGATGGTGTATTTGAGTGCATGGAACAATTCAACTGTAAACCAAAGATTATAAGGAAGCGTAAGGTTTTCTTTGAGGAAATACTAGTTGTTATGGGTGAACATGCTCTTGATGATTAG
- a CDS encoding ribosomal RNA small subunit methyltransferase A: MIYSIASAPPLSYPGLLRWTKTILNAYSIRPSDRFGQNFVVKPQIIIDILDCLLSFSCSRILELGAGLGSLSYYLNAVCGSTLSVEIDPKLARIVYNVVENVKGSVINGDGLDFISTGLFHQFVSNTPYHLSGKIIAKLASSNSIHGASLLVQKEVGDRLLAQPGDRDYGRLSIIGQLFFDASVKRFYPPSFFYPKPEVSGELICLRRKKSWDNKLHGKLEEVTACLFSGRNKIAYKQVSKCTGLPVMELEWLSGIRIREMTPWDIERLLEVYG, encoded by the coding sequence ATGATATATTCTATTGCAAGCGCCCCTCCTTTATCTTATCCTGGTTTACTTCGCTGGACAAAAACTATTTTGAATGCCTATAGTATTAGGCCTAGTGATAGGTTCGGTCAGAACTTTGTCGTTAAACCCCAAATAATTATTGACATTCTAGATTGCCTACTATCATTCTCGTGTTCAAGGATACTAGAGCTGGGGGCAGGATTGGGGTCGCTTTCCTATTATCTGAATGCCGTTTGCGGCTCTACACTTTCAGTTGAAATAGATCCTAAGCTAGCTAGGATTGTTTACAATGTTGTTGAAAATGTTAAAGGTAGCGTAATAAACGGGGATGGATTGGATTTCATTTCAACTGGACTTTTCCACCAGTTCGTCTCCAACACTCCATATCATTTGTCAGGCAAGATAATTGCCAAACTCGCGTCAAGTAATTCTATTCATGGAGCCTCACTACTTGTCCAGAAAGAGGTTGGAGATAGATTATTGGCACAGCCTGGTGATAGGGATTATGGAAGATTATCTATAATTGGGCAATTATTCTTTGATGCTTCAGTGAAACGTTTCTATCCCCCAAGTTTCTTCTACCCTAAACCTGAAGTTTCTGGTGAACTGATTTGTCTTCGAAGGAAAAAATCATGGGACAACAAGTTGCATGGGAAGCTAGAGGAGGTTACCGCTTGCTTATTTTCAGGTAGGAATAAGATTGCTTATAAACAGGTTTCAAAATGTACAGGTTTACCCGTTATGGAGCTTGAGTGGTTATCCGGGATAAGGATTAGGGAGATGACACCTTGGGATATAGAGAGGTTACTAGAGGTTTACGGGTAA
- a CDS encoding MBL fold metallo-hydrolase: MLEAMIVGAGGSAPPPGYGGPSLFLSTDNNNVVIDCGENCLSTLTLHGVDPCEINYVYITHVHIDHWAGLPSLGVKLIEKKCPYLKVFTHQDAYSELSSYLSIFMPSTLNLELEKISSGEKLFAGRYWGCIFKVYHKVPTYGVVFHDENDKPLLVYTSDTGYREDLVESIPKKPQVLFIEVTLPSNFEEVAETTGHLTVTQAIKIASLLNPSLIVPIHLSESSLKELLTKKLKNMIIPKDGLTISL, translated from the coding sequence ATGCTCGAAGCAATGATAGTAGGAGCTGGTGGATCAGCACCTCCCCCCGGATACGGAGGTCCTAGTCTCTTTCTATCAACTGATAATAACAATGTTGTAATTGATTGTGGAGAAAATTGTTTATCCACCCTCACTCTTCATGGAGTAGATCCTTGCGAAATAAACTATGTATACATAACACATGTTCATATTGATCATTGGGCTGGGCTACCATCTCTAGGTGTAAAACTTATTGAAAAAAAATGTCCATACTTGAAGGTTTTCACGCATCAAGACGCTTATAGCGAATTGAGCTCATATCTATCTATATTTATGCCTTCTACGCTAAACCTGGAATTAGAGAAGATATCTTCAGGTGAGAAATTATTTGCAGGGCGTTATTGGGGGTGTATATTTAAGGTCTACCACAAGGTACCCACGTATGGCGTTGTTTTCCACGATGAGAATGACAAACCACTTCTTGTATATACTTCAGACACTGGATATAGAGAAGACCTAGTTGAATCGATACCTAAGAAACCACAGGTTTTATTTATAGAAGTTACTTTACCATCAAACTTTGAAGAAGTAGCTGAAACTACAGGCCATTTAACAGTAACACAGGCGATAAAAATTGCATCACTATTAAACCCGTCGCTTATTGTTCCGATACACTTGTCGGAGTCCAGCCTTAAGGAACTGTTAACAAAGAAACTGAAAAACATGATTATACCTAAAGATGGCTTGACAATAAGCCTCTAA
- a CDS encoding DUF655 domain-containing protein, whose amino-acid sequence MYRPGRKPPRRYASRQPPGRWHKEQAFHPARVEREAVVLDYMPRGNPFDVHPEHRSGVPIAVGVGVRKFTLVDGIPLIGEPEFMEKISLSFQFRAGSYRLYCIEILKNSVACFSKEPIDNAVAESIAKEIGRFSSVKVFSDPTVLSKYIEAFGFSPRVIDTHRIPLKYDDLTTVAKDNLKEALKKIIKMREKIFIEFYNTAEPISLRLHTLELLKGIGQRTLREFLNERKKRGKFKSFEELSSVLRSDPIEMIADKIIAELGGEDRYYIFIKPPLPQPSESSRQRIYLGYLDRLAREEE is encoded by the coding sequence ATGTATAGACCTGGAAGAAAGCCTCCTAGAAGATATGCTTCCCGTCAACCACCAGGCAGATGGCATAAGGAGCAAGCCTTTCATCCCGCCAGAGTTGAAAGGGAGGCTGTTGTCCTTGACTATATGCCACGGGGTAATCCCTTTGATGTACACCCAGAGCATAGGAGCGGAGTTCCTATAGCGGTTGGTGTAGGAGTAAGGAAATTTACTTTAGTGGACGGGATCCCTCTCATAGGAGAACCTGAGTTCATGGAAAAGATTTCATTATCATTTCAATTTAGGGCAGGTAGCTACAGGCTTTACTGTATTGAAATACTTAAAAATAGCGTAGCCTGCTTTTCTAAGGAGCCTATTGATAATGCTGTAGCAGAAAGTATAGCTAAGGAAATTGGAAGGTTTTCTTCTGTTAAAGTATTCAGCGATCCCACTGTGCTTTCTAAGTACATAGAGGCCTTCGGTTTTTCACCTAGAGTTATAGATACTCATAGAATTCCATTGAAATATGATGATCTAACAACTGTGGCAAAGGATAATTTGAAAGAAGCGTTAAAGAAAATCATAAAAATGAGAGAAAAAATCTTTATCGAGTTTTATAATACCGCGGAACCCATAAGCTTACGGCTCCATACGTTAGAACTCCTGAAAGGCATAGGTCAAAGAACACTTAGAGAATTCCTTAATGAGAGAAAAAAGCGTGGTAAATTCAAGAGCTTTGAAGAACTTTCAAGTGTATTAAGAAGTGATCCCATTGAAATGATAGCTGATAAAATCATTGCTGAGCTCGGAGGAGAAGATAGGTATTATATTTTTATAAAACCTCCGCTTCCACAGCCCAGTGAATCTAGTAGGCAAAGAATCTATCTAGGCTACTTAGACCGTCTGGCTCGGGAAGAAGAGTAA
- a CDS encoding 50S ribosomal protein L16 codes for MPLRPAKCYTHFTTPAYTRKEYIHGVPQPKITKFEMGNPRIDADILVQLVVLESGQVRHNALEAARMAVNKYLTIKVGSNNFYFRIRTYPHQVLRENKMMAFAGADRLQDGMRQAFGKPIGTAARVFPGHVVLEAKGRRQDLPHLKEALRRGGDKLPLPTRIVIKEATQ; via the coding sequence ATGCCGCTCAGACCAGCTAAGTGTTATACACACTTCACGACACCAGCCTATACTAGGAAGGAATATATTCACGGTGTTCCTCAGCCTAAGATAACAAAGTTCGAAATGGGTAACCCACGTATTGACGCCGATATATTAGTTCAATTAGTAGTACTGGAGTCAGGTCAGGTAAGGCATAATGCTCTTGAGGCTGCTAGAATGGCTGTTAACAAATACCTTACCATAAAGGTCGGGTCGAATAACTTCTACTTCAGGATAAGAACATATCCACATCAGGTTCTAAGAGAAAACAAAATGATGGCATTTGCAGGTGCTGACAGACTTCAGGATGGGATGAGGCAAGCCTTTGGAAAACCCATTGGTACAGCCGCCAGAGTATTCCCCGGCCATGTAGTTCTAGAAGCAAAGGGTAGGAGGCAAGACCTTCCTCATTTAAAGGAAGCTCTTAGAAGGGGGGGAGACAAACTACCCTTACCTACTAGGATAGTAATAAAGGAAGCAACTCAATAA